CCTGATCTCGATCCGGGGACGCGCGTCGTCCGATCGGCCCTTCGACCTGGTCGATACGCTCCGGCGCGAAGCCGAGGCCCGCCTGCGCGCGACCGAGCAGCAGCTGGAGCTCGAACTGCGCGAGGCCGAGGCCCGCCTGACCGAGCTGCAGCAGGCCCGCGGCGATACCGACCTGAGCATCCTGACCCCGGAGCAGGAGGCCGAGATCGACCGCTTCATGAACCAGCGGCTCGAAATCCGGCGCCAGCTGCGCCAGGTCCGCCGCGAACTCGACAGCGACATCGAAGCGCTGGGCAGCCGCGTCAAGCTGATCAATATCGCGCTGATGCCGGTGCTGGTCACGCTGTTCGCCCTGTTCATCGCCTGGCGCCGACGCCGCGCCCAGCACGAGGGAGACGACGGATGATGATGCGCAATCGACTGCTTCTTCTTGCCTGCGCGACGCTGCTCGCGATCGGTCTGGTGATCTGGCTGGGCGCGGAGCGTCCCGTCGACGATGAATCCGGCGGTCCGGTGCTGGCGGGCCTGGCCGGGCAGATCAACCGCATCGATGCGGTCGACCTGGTTGCGCCGGGCGAGGCCACGGCGGTGCGCCTGCGGCGCGAGGACGAACGGTGGCGCGTGCTCGACCGGGACGGCTACGAGGCCGACTTCCAGCAGGTCGTCGACCTGCTTCGCACCCTGGCCGAGGCCGAGCGCAGCGAACCGAAGACCGCCGACCCGGCGTGGTACGGCCGGCTCGGCGTGACCGACCCGGCCGATCCCGATGCGACCGGTCGCCGGATCGAGTTTCCGGGCACGGACCTCGTGCCGGTCATCGTTGGACAGGTCGACCCCACGGACAGCGGCAGCTACGTTCGATCGACGGACGAGGAGCAGGCCTGGCTGGCCGACCGCGTCATCGAGGTGGCGCTCGATCCCGTGGCCTGGCTGGAGCCGGGGATCATGGACATCCCGGCCGACGATCTCGTCTCGGTCACCGTGACCCATGCGGACGGCGAAACGGTGCGTCTGCAGAAGGTGACCGGGCCGGGTGAGGGCGACGAATCGGGCGAGGGCGAATGGGTCCTGCGCGACGTGCCGGAAGGCCGGAGCGCGGGGCCGGCTTGGCGGCGGAATGCACTGGCCAATTCCCTGCGTGGTCTCGGCCTCGATGACGTTCGGCGCTTCGCCCCGCCGCACCCCGACGACGCGGCGCGAACCGTGCTGGTCACGGACGACGGGCTGCGCTTCACCGCGACGAGCTGGCGCGAAGGCGAGGGTGAGGACCGCTCCGCCTGGGTGCATTTCACCGTCGACGAGGCCGAAGGCGCCGCGAGCGCGACGTCGGAGTCCGAGCCGGCGAGCGAAGGCGACGCCGATCGCGATCCGGCTGAATCCGGAATCGAAAGCGCCGCCGCCGAGCGGCTCGCCGATGCCGTCGCCGTCGACGCCCGCCTGTCGCCCTGGGCGTTCCGCATCCCCGAGCCCCGCGCCGACGACCTCGCGCCGCGCCTCGACGACCTGCTCGAGCCGCCCGACGAGGACTAGCGTCGAACCTCGCTTACCGCAGGTGGACGCGGGCGTTCATGCGGGAAAGCAGGGGCAAGGGGTCCACAGATGAACCCGGATACAGATTGAAAAAACTAAAGAAATGCAAGGGCTATTTACCGCAGATGGACGCAGATGAACGCGGATAAAAGACATTGAACAGACTTGTGTCCGGAGATGAGCACGGGTGAACGCGGGTAGACATCGCGCAAGGCAGAGAAGTCCCACGGTGATGCACTCCAGATGGACGCGGATAAGAAAATCCAGAAACAAATTTGTGTCCACAGATGAACACGGATACAGATTTGAAGAACAGAAGAAATGCGAAGGCTACCTACCGCAGATGGACGCAGATGAACGCAGATTCGGGAGCGGAAAATCCGGTGTCGACAGATGAACACGGATGAACACGGCTAGGCCGCGGGAATCAGAAACCCTCTTTCCCAGCGTATATCCGCACCGACATTGACCGCCCAACCATCGTGGTGGTGAACCGCGGAGTTCCAAACTTTCCAAGATTCTTTTCTGTATCCGTGTCCATCCGTGTCCATCTGTGGACAGAATCCGGTTTTCAGTTTCCAGCTGTTCGCCTTATCTCTTTATCGCATTTGTATTCAATCTGCGTCCCTCTGCGTTCATCTGCGGTAAGCATTTTCCGTTCTGCTTTTGTTCACCAGTAGCTGCGGTCAGCGCTTGACCTGAAATCATTCACAACGTCGAGCTAGGGCGCCGAGCAGCTTCCCTGGCCGCGGGTGATTTCCCGTACCGCGCGTTCCAGCGCGGGTGCGCGGCCTTCCGGCAGGCGGACCTGGAGCCTGACGCCGTCGGAGGTCCAGCCTTCGTCGAGTTTCTCACCGCCGAGTTCGTCGACCTGCCGGTGCAGCGCGTCGGCGAATTCGAACCCGGCTTCCACGATGCGCTCGGTCATCGCGACGATCGGCGCCGTCGGCGCGGCCTGCAGGACTGCCATCGCTGTGCCGCCGTAGGCCCGGGCCAGGCCGCCCGTGCCGAGCTTGACCCCGCCGAAGAAGCGGCTGACCACGGCGATCGAGCGGTCGAGGTCGAAGTGCTCGAGCGCGGCCAGGATCGGCCGTCCCGCGGTGCCGCCGGGCTCACCGGCGTCGTCGAAGCGCACCGTACTGCCCACGCGCCAGGCAAAGGCCACGTGCCGGCAGCCCTCCGCGCCGTGCTCGGCGACGAAGGCCGCGGCGTCGTCCGGGCCGTCGATCGGGCCGCAGACCCCGATGAACCGGCTCTTGCGGATCGTCTGCTCGACC
Above is a genomic segment from Halomonas denitrificans containing:
- a CDS encoding DUF4340 domain-containing protein, which gives rise to MMMRNRLLLLACATLLAIGLVIWLGAERPVDDESGGPVLAGLAGQINRIDAVDLVAPGEATAVRLRREDERWRVLDRDGYEADFQQVVDLLRTLAEAERSEPKTADPAWYGRLGVTDPADPDATGRRIEFPGTDLVPVIVGQVDPTDSGSYVRSTDEEQAWLADRVIEVALDPVAWLEPGIMDIPADDLVSVTVTHADGETVRLQKVTGPGEGDESGEGEWVLRDVPEGRSAGPAWRRNALANSLRGLGLDDVRRFAPPHPDDAARTVLVTDDGLRFTATSWREGEGEDRSAWVHFTVDEAEGAASATSESEPASEGDADRDPAESGIESAAAERLADAVAVDARLSPWAFRIPEPRADDLAPRLDDLLEPPDED
- a CDS encoding IMPACT family protein, giving the protein MNRLTGIARVEQTIRKSRFIGVCGPIDGPDDAAAFVAEHGAEGCRHVAFAWRVGSTVRFDDAGEPGGTAGRPILAALEHFDLDRSIAVVSRFFGGVKLGTGGLARAYGGTAMAVLQAAPTAPIVAMTERIVEAGFEFADALHRQVDELGGEKLDEGWTSDGVRLQVRLPEGRAPALERAVREITRGQGSCSAP